A single Dechloromonas denitrificans DNA region contains:
- a CDS encoding fumarylacetoacetate hydrolase family protein — MTFVFSPSPVTALPVAGTASRFPVRRIFCVGRNYADHAREMGAADQAEGREPPFFFMKPADAMVSGEGEISVAYPPLTKNLHHEVEMIVALGAGGANVAVEAAKDLIFGYAVGLDLTRRDIQGRAKEKGHPWDMGKGFDQSAVAGVISPVAEAGHPEHGRIWLSVNGQMRQDGDLSAMLWKVADIIANLSTMVRLEAGDLIYTGTPAGVGPIVTGDVLEAGVDGVGTLRARIV; from the coding sequence ATGACTTTCGTATTTTCACCCAGTCCCGTTACCGCGCTTCCTGTTGCCGGAACCGCCAGCCGCTTCCCGGTTCGCCGCATTTTTTGCGTCGGCCGCAACTATGCCGATCATGCCCGCGAGATGGGCGCCGCCGATCAGGCCGAGGGGCGCGAGCCGCCGTTCTTCTTCATGAAACCGGCCGATGCGATGGTCAGCGGCGAGGGCGAGATCAGCGTTGCCTATCCGCCGCTTACCAAAAATCTGCATCATGAGGTCGAAATGATCGTCGCGCTGGGGGCGGGGGGAGCGAACGTTGCGGTAGAGGCGGCCAAAGACCTGATTTTCGGCTACGCCGTCGGGCTTGACCTGACGCGCCGGGATATCCAGGGCCGGGCCAAGGAAAAAGGCCATCCGTGGGATATGGGCAAAGGCTTCGATCAGTCGGCGGTGGCCGGCGTGATTAGTCCGGTGGCCGAGGCCGGTCATCCTGAACACGGGCGTATCTGGCTGAGCGTCAATGGCCAGATGCGGCAGGATGGCGATTTGTCGGCGATGCTCTGGAAGGTCGCCGACATCATCGCCAACCTGTCCACGATGGTCCGCCTCGAGGCCGGCGACCTGATCTATACCGGCACGCCGGCCGGCGTCGGGCCGATCGTTACCGGCGATGTGCTGGAAGCGGGCGTCGACGGCGTTGGTACGCTGCGCGCCCGGATCGTCTAG
- the paaK gene encoding phenylacetate--CoA ligase PaaK: protein MKKGLHAIETASRDEIIALQTARLKWTLHHVYDNVPHYRAKFDAAGVRPEDFHSLADLARFPFTTKQDLRDNYPYGMFAVPREKVVRVHASSGTTGKPTVVGYTQKDIDTWADLIARSIYAAGGRPGDIVHVAYGYGLFTGGLGAHYGAERLGCTVIPMSGGQTEKQVQLICDFKPNIIMVTPSYMLNIADEFHRQGIDPKSTALRIGIHGAEPWTDAMRGEIEKAFAIDAIDIYGLSEVIGPGVANECAETKDGPVIWEDHFYAEIIDPLTGEVLPEGSEGELVFTSLTKEAMPVIRYRTRDLTRLLPPTARSMRRIGKITGRSDDMLIIRGVNVFPSQIEELILKQPKLSPHYVLEISRDGHLDTMKVNVELKPEFEFTSNAEKEFVAHDLQHHIKSYIGISARIDVVEIGGIERSIGKAKRVIDKRPK from the coding sequence ATGAAAAAAGGCCTACACGCCATAGAAACCGCCAGTCGCGACGAGATCATCGCGCTCCAGACAGCACGTCTGAAATGGACGCTGCACCACGTTTACGACAATGTGCCGCACTACCGGGCCAAATTCGATGCCGCCGGCGTCCGCCCCGAGGATTTCCACTCGCTGGCCGACCTCGCCAGATTCCCCTTCACCACCAAGCAGGATCTGCGCGACAACTACCCTTACGGCATGTTCGCCGTCCCCCGTGAAAAAGTCGTCCGCGTCCATGCCTCGAGCGGCACGACCGGCAAGCCGACGGTGGTCGGCTACACACAGAAGGACATCGACACCTGGGCCGACCTGATTGCCCGCTCGATCTACGCTGCCGGCGGCCGACCCGGCGACATCGTCCATGTCGCCTACGGCTACGGCCTGTTCACCGGCGGTCTCGGTGCCCATTACGGCGCCGAGCGACTGGGCTGCACGGTGATCCCGATGTCCGGCGGCCAGACCGAGAAGCAGGTTCAGCTGATCTGCGACTTCAAGCCGAACATCATCATGGTCACCCCGTCCTACATGCTGAATATCGCCGACGAATTCCATCGCCAGGGCATCGACCCGAAAAGCACCGCCCTGCGTATCGGCATCCACGGCGCCGAACCCTGGACCGACGCCATGCGCGGCGAGATCGAGAAGGCTTTCGCGATCGACGCCATCGATATCTACGGCCTGTCGGAAGTGATCGGCCCGGGCGTCGCCAACGAATGCGCTGAGACCAAGGACGGCCCGGTGATCTGGGAAGACCATTTCTACGCCGAAATCATTGACCCGCTGACCGGCGAAGTGCTGCCCGAAGGCAGCGAAGGCGAACTGGTGTTCACCTCGCTGACCAAGGAAGCGATGCCGGTCATCCGCTACCGGACCCGCGACCTGACCCGGCTGCTGCCGCCGACCGCCCGTTCGATGCGGCGGATCGGCAAGATTACCGGCCGCTCGGACGACATGCTGATTATCCGCGGGGTCAACGTCTTCCCGTCGCAGATCGAGGAACTGATCCTCAAGCAGCCCAAGCTGTCGCCGCATTACGTGCTGGAAATCAGTCGCGACGGCCACCTCGACACGATGAAGGTAAATGTCGAACTGAAGCCCGAATTCGAGTTCACCAGCAATGCCGAGAAGGAGTTCGTGGCGCACGACCTGCAGCACCACATCAAGTCCTACATCGGCATTTCAGCTCGCATCGACGTGGTCGAAATCGGCGGCATCGAACGCTCGATCGGCAAGGCCAAACGCGTCATCGACAAACGGCCGAAATAG